The Methanospirillum lacunae region TTTATTGGAATAGTAGTTGGCCCAAGTGTATTAGGATGGATTCAGTACACTGATTTCGTAAGTAGTCTCGCTCATCTGGGTGCAGTCATTCTGCTCTTTGTAATTGGACTTGAATTTAAACTTCATGAGATTATGAAGATAAAAAACGGGATAATAGCTCTTATAGGCGTGATAATACCCTGGATTGGAGGATATGGAATATCATTACTCTTTGGGTACTCAAGTTCAAGTGCGATCTTTATTGGAACCGCACTTACTGCAACAAGTATTGCAATTACGGCCAATGTTCTTCAGGAATTAGACCAGCTTCAGACTGATGCAGCAAAAGCCATCATCGGGGCTGCTGTAATAGACGACATCTTAAGTCTGCTTGCCCTTGCCATCTGCAATGAAGCTGCAACCGGGACCGTATCTGCTTTTTCGATTGGTTTGATGACAGTCAAAGCAATAGCATTCGTCATCATCGGAGCGGCAGCAGGTGTTCTGGTCATCTCCCGGTTTATTGAATATGTAGATGAAACAGCGTTTGCAGGAAAATACCCCGAGTTCACCTTCATTTTCGCGATGATGATGGCATATATGTATGGAATTCTCGCAGAAATGGTGGGATTATCAGCCATTGTGGGTGCATTTATCGCTGGTGTTTCATTCAACGAGATTAAACTGAAACAGGGCCATGATTTAAAGGAAGGAGCTGGGTATCTGCAGATAATATTTGCATCAATATTCTTCGTATCACTCGGAGTTATGGTTGATCTCAAAGCAGTGACCCCTGAGATCATTGTATTCCTTGTGGCATTAACCGTGATTGCAGTATTAACCAAACTAATCGGTTGTGGGATACCGGCTTACCTGAGTGGAATGGGTTGGAAAGAATCCCTTATTGTCGGATTTGGGATGGCTCCACGGGGAGAAGTTGCAATGATTGTTGCATTAATAGGGCTTCAGGAGGGAGTAATAGATCAGGGCATTTACGTTACAATCATTATCATGAGTCTGATTACAACCATCATGACCCCGCTAATATATCGGAATTGTTTCTTTAGAGAATGCAAAGAAATTGCGTCTAGTTCGCCCTGATATCAGGCCCCTATTTTTAGAGGTGTTAAGAAATACCAGCGAACAAATTTTAAAAATTAGGTTTTTTTAAGCACTTGAAAGATCACTTGATAATTAACTCAGCATATTGCATATCTCTCTGGTTTGCTGCATCCCAAAGGTTAATTCTCCCGGTGCTTGGGTATATCTTCTGATGAACGATATCCCATCCATTGGGCATTAAATTATCATCATTCTTTTTCTGGTTTGTTGCATCCCAGATATTTACGTGATAGGTTCCAGGACTGAGTGGTTTTTTATCATCAGTCTTATCAATCATCACACTCCAGGTCTTGTCCTTCTGTCCATTCTTCACGACGGCTCCGGTTGCAAGTACATGATCTTTCGGGATGTCCATATTCTGTTGTGATTGAGTCCTGTCTGCATTGAATCGTACAAGATTGATACCAGTAGGATGGATATTTTCTGACGTTATTGCAACAGGATTAAAAACTACCTTTCCAGTACTATCCCCTTTTGCATATGCTCCTATTTCATCCCAATACTTTTTAGGGATAATTTCTACACCAATCTGTTTGCAGCTGTCAATTGAAGTTGTTCCCGTGATATTGATCTTCTCTCCGCTGGTGTGCTCCCCAATCGGGTTTACAGTAATGGTTTGATTGGCATCTGCCAAAGAGGACGTTACACAGATTACGGTGATGAATATCAACCCGAGAGCGGCAATACAAAATCGAACTGCTGCTTGATGGTTCTGTTGTGCTATATCACATAAAATTGAATGTAATGAATTATCCATTAATCAATTCGCCTCATTTCCCACCCGAGATGGGTGATTTTAAAGACTTACAAACGAAGCGGTATGATATTTTTTTAATTCTTTAACAGACTTCTTCTTACACGAGTGTATCAAATTCCTGGAATCTATCAGGATCAGACCTGATACCTTACTGAAAACAGCAATTACGAAGTACAAACGTAACGTAAAATTCAGATACAGAATGTTCAGGCTTTCATGATTAATACTGATTCATCTTGTACCTCCCAGGCAAACCAAGATTATCATCAGAATTAATCCACCCTCATATGACAACCTCATAAATGCAGCTTCTGAAACGACCCGAAAGATGCAATATGTAGCTGATCATCGGGGAACGCTTAAAACAGTACCACAACAAAGGATCTTGATACAGTTGATACGTATGAATCCCCACTATATGCCCCGCTATATAGCAGCACTGTTCCTGATACTTTTGAGTATAGCGATCATCTGCTCTCCTGCAGCTGCAGCGGAGGGAAAGGATGCATCATCAAATCCTCTCGGATCAATACCCTTTATCGGAGGGTTTGGTTCCTTATCTGATCCGGTGATTATACACTTCTTTTTCAACCCCGGTTGCGGGGCTTGTGAGAAGATCCACCCTGTGATGGAGGCCTACGCAGCTAACCATTCAGATGTAAAAGTTGAATTCTACAGTCTTGCAGGAAACCAGACCAATATTGATCTCTTCAATACCTACCAGAAGGCCTATAATATCTCCCATGCCCATGTTCCAATCCTCTTCCTTGGAAACACAAACCTGATGGGAGAAGAAGAGATCACTGAAAAACTTGATACAACCGTTGCAGAGGTAAAAAAAGGGAGTAACAAGGCAGGCCTTCTCTCAAATCTCTCTTCTGGCAACGGTAATGTATCAGCGTCTTCCATTAATCCCGGGTTTCTCATCGTAGCAGGAATCGGTGAAGGACTTAATCCATGCGGATTGCTCGTTCTCGCCCTTCTCCTCGTGTCACTCATGGCTTCGCAGTCACGAAGAACTGTTCTGGCCATTGGACTTGCATATATCGTCGCCTTCTTTGCAGTCAGGCTCCTCTCCGGGTTTGCAATATTCTCTGTTATACAGCTCCCCGGACTCTCACAGACCTTCACCCTGATAGCAGCAGCAGTGGCAATCATAGCCGGTATCATACAGGTCAAAGATGGTCTCTCTAAGAAACAACATCCGCTTCTCTCAATTCCTGATTCCAAAAAGAGTCTCATCTCATCATACATGAAGAAGGCAAGCGTCCCTGCTGGCCTTGTTGTCGGAGCTCTCGTAGGTGTGTACGGAATGGCCTGCACTGCAGGAATTTACATCAGCATCCTTGGTATGCTGTACAAAGAGCCTGCTATCGGACTTGTCTACCTGGTGCTCTACAACATCCTTGTAGTAATCCCATTACTTGCCATCCTGCTTCTGGTATTCTTTGGAATTCCACCAGAAAAAGTCAGTGCATGGCGTGATGACCAGAAGAGCATGCTCAGGCTGATGATCGGTATCGTGATGATCATCATGGGAATCGTTATTCTTATCCCAATGCTTTAACTTTTTTTCCAGATTCCGTTTCCTTAAGCATACAAACATCATCTCATCGTTTTCGGTTAATATCCACCTGAATCACGATTCAGGATAATGTTATCATTTACGCAAAAAAGAGGATTGAAGAACGCTATGATGTTGGCTCGAACTGATCCTTGCCAACTCCGCAAACCGGGCAGACCCAGTCACCTGGCAGGTCTTCAAACGCAGTGCCAGCAGGAATATCGGCACCCTCATCACCAAGTTCAGGATCATACACATAACCACACGGAATGCACTCGAACTTCTCCATTGGACCCTCCCCAGAAAAAACCGGAATATGCAGATCTCAACCTGCAAGAGAGATAAAGATAGGGCTTGCTCGTAGCAGTTTTTCCGCATACCCTAAAAGCCAATAGCAGCATATCTCTCATAAAGCATGCAACACTATATTTCACAAAAAGGGCCAGGAAAAGAGCACAATATGGATAGTTCTTCACCTGTAACCAATTGTGGTCCTGATAAAACACTAAAACGGATCGTTCTCTTCATCGCAATCCTTGCAGGATTTTTAACTCCCTTTGATGGTTCAGCAGTGAATATCGCTCTGCCAACCATCGGAGCAGAATTCAGCATGGATGCCATCTCGCTCTCGTGGATAGCTACTGCATATCTTCTGGCTTCAGCCCTCTTCCTCGTACCATTCGGAAGACTTGCCGATATATATGGAAGAAAGAAGATATTTGAAAGTGGAATTGCCATATTTGCCATTTCCTCTTTATTAATGACCCTGGTCCCAACTACAGGGTCATTAATTGCTATCCGGGTTCTTCAGGGACTTGGTGGTGCCATGATCTATGGAACAAGTATGGCGATCCTGACCGGAGTCTTTCCTCCGGGAGAACGTGGGCGTGCAATCGGTCTCTATGTCTCGTTTGTTTACTTTGGCCTCTCACTGGGGCCGTTTCTTGGTGGCATTCTTACTTCGTATCTTGGTTGGAGGAGCATCTTTCTTGTTAATGTTCCAATAGGCCTTCTGGCTGTCATCCTTATCCGGTTAAAACTGAAAGGCGAATGGACAGAAAGCAAAGGAGAACCATTTGATATAATTGGATCAGTATTATACAGCCTTTCGCTTGTTGCAGTGATGTATGGATTCTCCACACTTCCGCACGAAGGAGCCATGACACTGGTCATTGCCGGATTAATTCTTGTTACTATCTTTGCATGGTATGAAAGCAGGGCGTCATATCCAGTCCTCAACGCCCGGTTATTCTCCGGGAACCGGGTATTTCTGTTCTCGAATGTTGCAGCATTGATCAACTATAGTGCGACCTTTGCTGTGACATTCCTGCTCAGTCTTGATCTTCAGTATACCAAGGGGTTCTCACCTGAACATGCCGGACTGATTCTTATTGCACAGCCAGCAGTGATGGCACTTGTATCAACCCTTTCGGGAAGACTTTCAGATCAGATAGAGCCAGGGAAAGTTGCATCAGCAGGAATGGCTATCACAACACTCGGGCTTTTCCTGCTCGTCTTTCTCACTGAATCGACACCGCTCTGGTACATCATCATGAGTTTGTTGATCCTTGGAACCGGCTTTGGCTTCTTTACATCACCAAACACAAATGCAATAATGAGTTCAGTGCAAAAACACGATTACGGAGTCGCTTCTGGAACCACATCCACCATGAGACTTCTTGGACAGATGCTCTCAATGGGTTTTACAACTATGCTCTTTGCCATCTATATAGGTCCGGTCGAGATCACTCAGGAGTATTATCCGGCTTTTATATCCTGCCTTCAAACCGGATTTACTTTTTTCACAATCCTCTGTGGAGCGGGCATATTCTTCTCACTCATCAGAGGCCACATGAGGGAGAATGTTTAACCTCAAAATTCCATAATCGCAGACACATATATATCTAAACAGGCCCTTTTTTTACTTTATCAGATGATACAATCTATTTCCAGAATATTATATGTCGATGATGAGCCCGGATTTCTTGATCTCTGTAAAACATTTCTTGAACGCTCTGGTGAACTTGTTGTAAAAACCACCCGTTCCGGGTCTGAAGCACTACGCTTGCTGAAAGAGGAGCGGTTTGATGCCATCATCGCAGACTATCAGATGCCAGGGATGGATGGAGTCGAACTGCTCATCGCCGTTCGTTCAGATCCCCTCATAAGTGAAATCCCATTTATCCTCTTTACAGCACGGGGTCGCGAAGAGGTTGTCATCAAAGCCATCAATAACGGTGCTGACTTCTATCTTCAGAAAGGCGGCGAGACAGGAATCAGATTCCTTGAATTGGCAGAGACAGTGAAAACTGCCATAAAACGTAGAAATAATAGAATCATGTATTACCAGGATGATGAGAATGTACATTCAAATACCTCATTATCCGGTGGTTCAGGTGATCCTGCCAGAGAAACTGCCAGGATTCACGGAATTCACCAAACTGATGAAATCAACACAGGAATTGAACACGTAAATAAGAAAAATAAGACTGAACAGCGTGAACTCCGGTGTACCAGTATTATCGCTCACGCACCATGGGGAATCCATTGTTACCGCCTTGAAAACGAAGTATTCATCTTTGAATCTGCAAACCAGGCAGCTCAGAGAATGACGGGAATAAAGGCAGAAGGACTCCGTGGAAGACCTGTGACTGAAGTATTCCCGGTTCTGGTTTCTACAGATATTACAGAAAGACTGCAAGAAGTTAATCAGTTTGGACAGTCATGGCATTCAGATAATCCAGTCAGGTTTTCTGATAAACCAGATGCAAAAGCACTTGATCTCTTTGCATTCAGAACATCCCCGGGTAATATTTCAGTAATTTTAAACGAACCTGTTCAAGGCAGAGAAAAAGAGATCATTCCTCCAAAAGAACTCTACCAGTCATTCATAGAAGCATCACCAGACGTCATTATAATCACCGATATTACCGGAAATATCATTTTCAGTTCACCAAAATCACAAACTATGTTTTCACTTCCACCGGATACAGAAGTCAACGGCACAGAAATACTGGCCTGGATATCTCCGGATTACAGATATCAGGCGTTTGATTCCATATCCAGACATTTGAGGGGAGAACAGACACCTCCAGCCATATACTGGTTACTTCGCATTGATGGAACTTCATTTCCTGCAGAGGTCCATTCAGCTCCTTTACATGACAAGACCGGAAAAATAACTGGGATTGTATCGATAATCCGGGATACATCAGAACGTACAGCACAACAAGACGCATTAGAGCGTGGAAACCGGAAACTCAACTTACTCTCATCGATTACTCGACATGATATCCTGAACAAGATCACAGCACTTCGCCTTTATTGTTCCCTCATAGAGGAGGGAGAAGATCCGGCACAGAACAAGGAGATGATCATGAAGATAGAGCAAATGGCTTCAAACATTTCCGATTTGGTAACATTCACAAGTTACTACCAGAACCTTGGGATCAACACTGCCAGATGGATTGCGCCGGGAGAGGTGGTGACCAGGATCGTTGACATGATCGAGCTTGGCAATATCAAGATTAAAAATGACTTTGGACAAATTAGAATTCTAGCAGATCCCCTGTTTGAGAAAGTCCTCTACAATCTCTTTGATAACGCAGTGAAGTACGGCAGGAAGATAACAACTCTCAAAACAGGATATGAACTCAACAATGATGGAATTATACTCTATGTTGAGGATGATGGAGTGGGAATTCCTCCGGAGGAGAAAGAGAAAATCTTTGATCGGAATGTAGGGAATGGAACCGGACTTGGCCTTTTCCTCATCAGGGAGATATTAAACGTTACAAACCTTTCAATCAGAGAGACAGGAATTGTAGGTGTAGGAGCGAGGTTTGAGATCCTGGTTCCTCCATCGAAATACCAGAACCCTTAATATTCTGATGGCCTCTTTCAGAAGAAAGATAAGTTTACCAATTCATTCCCAACAATTAAATAATAATCCACCCCATTTGCTGGATATATTTTCAGAAGCCTGGTGCTCATGCACTGTTCTGAAATCTCTTCTGTAAACTGATGAACAGGGGGAAATCACGGTTTTCAGAGGTATCTGGCCAGTGTGATCGGGGGGACAGCGTGATATCGGTTCTGCATGTTGATGATGAATGTGGACTATTGGAAGCAGTAAAACTCTCACTAGAAGACACCGGAGCGTGTATTGTTGATACTGCCGAATCAGCAGAACTGGCAATTGAGATGTTCAGGTCACATCCATATGATGCAATCATTTCAGATTATGCAATGCCAGGTACGAATGGGATAGATCTCCTTAAACAGGTCAGAAAAGAGTTTGGAGATATTCCATTCATCCTTTATACAATCATTCCCCGTGAAGATGTTTTAATAGAGGCAATAAATTATGGCGTTACATTTTACCTACAGAAAGGAACGGAGCAGGGATTACAGACCGCAGAACTTGTACATGTCATCGATCAGGCAGTGACACGACGGATAACTGAACAGGCACTTTTAGAAAGTGAAAACCGATACAGGACAATTATCGAGAACATTATCGATGTATATTACAGGACAGATTCTGAAGGTACTCTTGTCTTCATAAGTCCATCCGTTCTTCCAATGCTTGGTTATAACTCATTGGATGAACTACTGGGAAGAAAAACTGGTGAGTTCTGGAAACACCCATCTGAACGTGATACTCTCATATCCATCCTTAAAGAGAAGAAGGAGATAAGAGATTATGAAGTGACCCTCCTCACCAAGACCGGAGATGATATTCAGGTCGCGGTAAGTTTAAGGATCTGTATTAATGAAAAGGGAGAATTTGATGGAGTAGAAGGGATAATAAGGGATATTTCTGAAAGAAAGAAGATTGAATATGAACTCATAACAAAGAATCTTGAACTCGAGAAAATAAACAGGGAACTTTCTGGAACTCTAGAAGAACTAACTTCAACCCAGACTGCACTGGCTGAACGTAATCAGGAGCTTCTTACCCGTGAAGCATCACAGAAGAGATCTGCTGCTGCACTGAAAAGGGCAAATAAACAACTCAACCTCCTCTCAAGTATAACAAGACATGATATTCTCAACCAGATAACAGCCCTGAACGGGTACCTTACTCTGATTAGAGATGAAATACGGGACGAAGAAGTTGCAAGGTACCTGGACAAACTTGAATCAGTTGCAGGTACTATCGAGACGCAGATAGCGTTCACCCGGGTGTATCAGGATCTTGGATCACAGGAACCACAGTGGCTTGATGTTAAAAACCTAATTCCTCATGTCACTCTTTCAGGACTAACAATCATTGAATCAAATCTTGATAATATACGGATTTTTGCAGATCCTATTGCAGGAAAAGTCTTTGAGAACCTCTTTGATAATACAATCAGGCACGGAGGGGACGTTAGCAGAATTGAAATAACTGCCCGCAAAGAATCCGGACATTTGATAATAACCTGGGAAGATAATGGAATCGGAATCCCTACTCCCGAAAAAGAACTTATATTTAATCGAGGATATGGAAAAAATACTGGCCTGGGTCTTTTTCTTGTACGGGAGATCCTCTTAATCACCGGGATAACGATAAGAGAGATCGGAACAGAGCAGAAAGGTGCCATATTTGAGATATCAGTTCCAGAAGGGGGATACGAAATAGAAAAGACAAAAGGAGATGCGTAGTGTATAAGGCAACATCCCCATTCCTCTAAAAACCATACAATTATGGTAAACCATCAAAGCATCAAAAAGAGGAACCGGAAAGGGAACAACGATAACACTCCGGTTCACTGATGAATTTCGCTAAATCAGTCTCTTTATCACTGTATTGAGACACAGATCCATATACTTCCTGTATACATGTCTCTGGAGTTTTTTTTATGAAGATAAGTAAGAAGTTCAGAGGGGGCTGACCTGAATGCAAATTACTACAGAAGAGATAATCCCATTACTCTTTTTTCTTATGCTCGTTTCTTCAGCTTTTGTAATGATATGCCTTGGACTTTATTCCAGAAGGTTTTCCGGAAATCCTGCTGTTCTCCCGTACCAGATTTTAATGTTCAGTGCTGCATACTGGGCACTGAACTATGCAATCGAACTATCTACAGTTGATCTTTCACTGAAGATCTTTATACAAGAGATTAGATTCGTTGTCATCGCATTCATCGGGGTACTTGATCTCTGGCTTGTCCTCTTGGTACTTGATAAAGCCGAATGGATCAAAGGATGGAAATGGAGATCTCTATTTGTCATTCCTGTTATCATTGTTTTAGCAGCCCTTACAAGCAGGTATCACACACTTTTTAGATACGACTACGGGATTGATCTTACCGGTCCACTTCCCACACTGACATTTTCAACCGGGCCCTTGTATTATGTTCATGTTGGCTACACCTACTTCCTTATAATAATTGGACTAGCACTTCTGCTCCTTACACGGGGAGAATCTCATAGAGTTTATCAAAAACAACGAATTCTCCTTTTTGGAGCTCTTGCATTTCCGATTGTCCTTGATATCATGTTCCAGTTTGGCTGGACTCCGGTTCATAGGGTGAATCCAACTCCTATTCTCTTCTGGATTGTCGGCATTTTCTACGTTATCGCCCTATTCAGATTCGGATTCCTTAATGTTGTCCCAATTGCACGAAGCAGGGTTATCGAAGAGATGGGTATGCCGATGATAAC contains the following coding sequences:
- a CDS encoding cation:proton antiporter, which produces MEELFISPEFQMSLLLFVALAGYVIASQINQSAVIGLIFIGIVVGPSVLGWIQYTDFVSSLAHLGAVILLFVIGLEFKLHEIMKIKNGIIALIGVIIPWIGGYGISLLFGYSSSSAIFIGTALTATSIAITANVLQELDQLQTDAAKAIIGAAVIDDILSLLALAICNEAATGTVSAFSIGLMTVKAIAFVIIGAAAGVLVISRFIEYVDETAFAGKYPEFTFIFAMMMAYMYGILAEMVGLSAIVGAFIAGVSFNEIKLKQGHDLKEGAGYLQIIFASIFFVSLGVMVDLKAVTPEIIVFLVALTVIAVLTKLIGCGIPAYLSGMGWKESLIVGFGMAPRGEVAMIVALIGLQEGVIDQGIYVTIIIMSLITTIMTPLIYRNCFFRECKEIASSSP
- a CDS encoding thioredoxin family protein → MNPHYMPRYIAALFLILLSIAIICSPAAAAEGKDASSNPLGSIPFIGGFGSLSDPVIIHFFFNPGCGACEKIHPVMEAYAANHSDVKVEFYSLAGNQTNIDLFNTYQKAYNISHAHVPILFLGNTNLMGEEEITEKLDTTVAEVKKGSNKAGLLSNLSSGNGNVSASSINPGFLIVAGIGEGLNPCGLLVLALLLVSLMASQSRRTVLAIGLAYIVAFFAVRLLSGFAIFSVIQLPGLSQTFTLIAAAVAIIAGIIQVKDGLSKKQHPLLSIPDSKKSLISSYMKKASVPAGLVVGALVGVYGMACTAGIYISILGMLYKEPAIGLVYLVLYNILVVIPLLAILLLVFFGIPPEKVSAWRDDQKSMLRLMIGIVMIIMGIVILIPML
- the rd gene encoding rubredoxin; the protein is MEKFECIPCGYVYDPELGDEGADIPAGTAFEDLPGDWVCPVCGVGKDQFEPTS
- a CDS encoding MFS transporter — translated: MQHYISQKGPGKEHNMDSSSPVTNCGPDKTLKRIVLFIAILAGFLTPFDGSAVNIALPTIGAEFSMDAISLSWIATAYLLASALFLVPFGRLADIYGRKKIFESGIAIFAISSLLMTLVPTTGSLIAIRVLQGLGGAMIYGTSMAILTGVFPPGERGRAIGLYVSFVYFGLSLGPFLGGILTSYLGWRSIFLVNVPIGLLAVILIRLKLKGEWTESKGEPFDIIGSVLYSLSLVAVMYGFSTLPHEGAMTLVIAGLILVTIFAWYESRASYPVLNARLFSGNRVFLFSNVAALINYSATFAVTFLLSLDLQYTKGFSPEHAGLILIAQPAVMALVSTLSGRLSDQIEPGKVASAGMAITTLGLFLLVFLTESTPLWYIIMSLLILGTGFGFFTSPNTNAIMSSVQKHDYGVASGTTSTMRLLGQMLSMGFTTMLFAIYIGPVEITQEYYPAFISCLQTGFTFFTILCGAGIFFSLIRGHMRENV
- a CDS encoding hybrid sensor histidine kinase/response regulator, producing the protein MIQSISRILYVDDEPGFLDLCKTFLERSGELVVKTTRSGSEALRLLKEERFDAIIADYQMPGMDGVELLIAVRSDPLISEIPFILFTARGREEVVIKAINNGADFYLQKGGETGIRFLELAETVKTAIKRRNNRIMYYQDDENVHSNTSLSGGSGDPARETARIHGIHQTDEINTGIEHVNKKNKTEQRELRCTSIIAHAPWGIHCYRLENEVFIFESANQAAQRMTGIKAEGLRGRPVTEVFPVLVSTDITERLQEVNQFGQSWHSDNPVRFSDKPDAKALDLFAFRTSPGNISVILNEPVQGREKEIIPPKELYQSFIEASPDVIIITDITGNIIFSSPKSQTMFSLPPDTEVNGTEILAWISPDYRYQAFDSISRHLRGEQTPPAIYWLLRIDGTSFPAEVHSAPLHDKTGKITGIVSIIRDTSERTAQQDALERGNRKLNLLSSITRHDILNKITALRLYCSLIEEGEDPAQNKEMIMKIEQMASNISDLVTFTSYYQNLGINTARWIAPGEVVTRIVDMIELGNIKIKNDFGQIRILADPLFEKVLYNLFDNAVKYGRKITTLKTGYELNNDGIILYVEDDGVGIPPEEKEKIFDRNVGNGTGLGLFLIREILNVTNLSIRETGIVGVGARFEILVPPSKYQNP
- a CDS encoding hybrid sensor histidine kinase/response regulator codes for the protein MNRGKSRFSEVSGQCDRGDSVISVLHVDDECGLLEAVKLSLEDTGACIVDTAESAELAIEMFRSHPYDAIISDYAMPGTNGIDLLKQVRKEFGDIPFILYTIIPREDVLIEAINYGVTFYLQKGTEQGLQTAELVHVIDQAVTRRITEQALLESENRYRTIIENIIDVYYRTDSEGTLVFISPSVLPMLGYNSLDELLGRKTGEFWKHPSERDTLISILKEKKEIRDYEVTLLTKTGDDIQVAVSLRICINEKGEFDGVEGIIRDISERKKIEYELITKNLELEKINRELSGTLEELTSTQTALAERNQELLTREASQKRSAAALKRANKQLNLLSSITRHDILNQITALNGYLTLIRDEIRDEEVARYLDKLESVAGTIETQIAFTRVYQDLGSQEPQWLDVKNLIPHVTLSGLTIIESNLDNIRIFADPIAGKVFENLFDNTIRHGGDVSRIEITARKESGHLIITWEDNGIGIPTPEKELIFNRGYGKNTGLGLFLVREILLITGITIREIGTEQKGAIFEISVPEGGYEIEKTKGDA